The Dehalococcoidia bacterium genome contains the following window.
GCGGCGTAGCAGCCGCGACGTCAGCGGGACTCTTCACCGTCGCTGTTCCGAACCCCGTTACGAAGTACCACAACCTGAGTAAGGCCGACGTCATCCTGGACAGCCTGGCAGCAACTCCCTTCCCGGACCTGGCCGCCATGGCATCGGACCGTCGGGACTGCTCAGCTTGATAATGGGTTCAAGCTAATATAGACTCCAACGAACTGAGAATCGGCTCCTTTAGCCGCCTCAAACACGATACAAAGGAGAGTACGTCATGCCTAAAGTCAGCGGACTCGGACACGTAGGAATCTTCGTTCACGACTTGATGAAGCAGCGCGACTTCTACTCTCGCGTAATGGGACTGGAGATAGCAGACGAGGACATCGAAGGCCGAGGCATGGTCTTCCTCAGCGCCCATCCCGACGAGGAGCATCACGAGTTCGTCATCATGAAGGGCCGCACTGGCGGATCGGACGCTCAGGTCATCCAGCAGCTTTCGTTCAAGGTTGACACTCTCGCCGAACTCAAGGAGTTCCACACCGTCTTCAAGGACGAGGGTGTGGAGATTCAGCGTACCGTCAGTCACGGCAACGCCTTCGGGATGTACGCGTCCGACCCCGAGGGGAATACCATCGAGGTCTACTACAAGACCGGCTTCCCGGTGCCGCAGCCTCACGGCGACCCCGTGGACCTGGACGACTCCGAAGAGGAGCTGCTGGAGATCGCAAGGTCGGCAATTCCCGCCTCGTAAATCACAAGTAAGAGTTCGAATAAGGCCCGCGGGTAAGACCCGCGCCACAGGTGGAGGGCGAATCAAGATGAAGCTAGTGTTGAAGGCCGACCGCCTGA
Protein-coding sequences here:
- a CDS encoding VOC family protein, yielding MPKVSGLGHVGIFVHDLMKQRDFYSRVMGLEIADEDIEGRGMVFLSAHPDEEHHEFVIMKGRTGGSDAQVIQQLSFKVDTLAELKEFHTVFKDEGVEIQRTVSHGNAFGMYASDPEGNTIEVYYKTGFPVPQPHGDPVDLDDSEEELLEIARSAIPAS